A genome region from Pseudomonadota bacterium includes the following:
- the nadA gene encoding quinolinate synthase NadA → MGNVDVLERIKAAKEKLGKDLVILAHYYQHHDIVSVADFIGDSLQLAQTASKQKDARYIVFCAVSFMAESARILCNPDQEVFHPEPDAKCPLAEMANIDDVEKAWAAIQKTGNKIVPVVYVNSNADLKAFCGRNGGLACTSSNAKKVMEHILSENSIPFFFPDENLGRNTAHAMGINDSEVYLWDPYANCGDIQAESLEKARIFLWRGFCIIHTVFSTSDVERVKKEHGGIKVVVHPECIPEVVDISDFNGSTSFIKDVVERSEAGSKWAIGTEINFVNSIKAANPDKLVIPLKTSGCREMAKVTPEKLLYVLEGLIEGKPLDRVSVDESYIELARTALKRMLEIA, encoded by the coding sequence ATGGGAAATGTCGATGTACTCGAAAGAATAAAAGCTGCAAAAGAAAAGCTTGGAAAAGATTTAGTAATACTTGCCCATTACTATCAGCACCATGATATTGTAAGCGTTGCCGATTTTATCGGTGATTCATTGCAATTAGCCCAGACTGCTTCAAAACAGAAAGATGCCCGCTATATAGTGTTTTGTGCTGTTTCTTTTATGGCAGAGTCGGCTAGGATTCTTTGCAATCCGGATCAGGAGGTGTTCCATCCCGAACCGGACGCAAAATGTCCATTAGCAGAAATGGCAAATATTGACGATGTAGAAAAAGCATGGGCTGCCATTCAAAAGACAGGCAACAAAATTGTCCCTGTCGTTTATGTCAATTCCAATGCTGATTTGAAGGCCTTTTGCGGGCGAAATGGAGGCCTTGCATGCACTTCTTCTAATGCAAAAAAAGTCATGGAGCATATTTTATCAGAAAACAGTATCCCCTTCTTCTTTCCTGATGAAAACCTCGGCAGGAATACGGCGCACGCCATGGGCATCAACGACAGTGAAGTATATCTCTGGGATCCTTATGCAAACTGCGGAGACATACAGGCAGAATCTTTGGAAAAAGCACGGATTTTTCTCTGGAGGGGGTTTTGCATCATCCATACGGTATTCTCAACATCCGATGTGGAGCGCGTGAAAAAAGAACATGGCGGAATAAAAGTTGTTGTTCATCCTGAATGCATACCGGAGGTTGTTGATATATCGGATTTTAACGGTTCAACAAGTTTTATCAAGGACGTTGTAGAACGCTCTGAAGCCGGTTCAAAATGGGCAATCGGTACGGAAATAAATTTTGTAAACAGTATAAAAGCTGCGAATCCGGATAAACTTGTTATACCGCTAAAAACATCGGGATGCAGAGAAATGGCGAAAGTTACACCTGAAAAACTCCTTTATGTCCTCGAAGGTCTTATTGAGGGGAAACCCCTCGATCGTGTTTCAGTTGATGAATCATACATTGAACTTGCCCGGACAGCCTTAAAAAGAATGCTGGAGATTGCCTGA
- a CDS encoding response regulator: MARKFIHKFAELGIFPKLLFSFLMLPDIMFLDFKLPKMNGIEVCKRLKSDERTRHIPIIILSAKAQSFEIQQGLDAGADKYLCKPVSFPDILKEILTFETN, from the coding sequence ATGGCTCGTAAATTCATTCATAAGTTTGCAGAGTTAGGAATTTTCCCGAAATTACTATTTTCATTTCTGATGCTCCCTGACATTATGTTTCTTGACTTTAAGTTGCCTAAGATGAATGGAATTGAGGTATGCAAAAGGTTAAAATCTGATGAAAGAACAAGACATATCCCTATTATTATACTTTCGGCAAAGGCGCAATCCTTTGAAATTCAGCAGGGGTTAGATGCAGGGGCAGATAAATATCTTTGTAAACCTGTGAGTTTTCCCGACATTCTTAAAGAGATTCTGACTTTTGAAACAAATTAG
- a CDS encoding PAS domain S-box protein yields the protein MVVDDVKKDKLQRRTLQEYIFDLEDAKEKAEELSAANEKLRQSQDFLMAVLDSTTHGICLIKNHMIIWCNNAFTDILGWEQEDLIGRKTDIIFYGDEEQANIDSIIYDESLTDRLLTFEYEFLHRDGYRVPCVANGRPLDDNDISKGYVFSITNFTELKSTEIALKDAYKELEERTYELLKANMELNIEIKEHKKTEDKLNQYRNNLEELVTKRTTELKQTNEKLQQEISERRQQEETLNKLEELESSILDAIPHAVIGLKERIIIFANNSVEEVFGWKPEELIGKRTRILYRTDTDYEQIGGIYNILEKQKVHSIEVYCRHKDGRDIICKLSVARIGTNLAEKQIVVMYEDVTDKKRIENFLRESEEKYRNIFENTIEGILQVTPDGHIWNANPALVRLYKADSLHELINEVKDFGKLFVDYLRCVEFKQLLIERGIVKDFEAQLYCKNKDVIWVSINARSVLDERGNIDLYEGTLQDISERKRLESQLLQSQKMEAIGTLAGGVAHDINNILMGIQGYASLALFNLNESHPNYEKLKSIEELVKSGADLTRQLLGFARGGRYEVKPSNLNEIIAKTSAMFGRTKKEITIHTKYEEKPYIVDADQGQIEQVLVNLYVNAWQAMPGGGELYIETQNYFLDENHAKASYIKFGEYLRISVTDTGIGMDNKTKERIFEPFFTTKEMGRGTGLGLASVYGIVKNHGGFINVYSEKGHGSTFSIYLPASEKAVQKEELFVSNIMKGTETILLVDDEEAIIDVNKNFLELLGYNVIIARSGREAIETYKKRTDAIDLVILDMIMPDMGGAETFEFLKMVNPDVKAILSTGYSINGQAAGIINNGCKAFIQKPFSIQELSQKIRKVIEE from the coding sequence ATGGTAGTGGATGATGTAAAAAAAGATAAGCTGCAACGCCGCACGCTTCAGGAATATATCTTCGACCTTGAAGATGCCAAGGAAAAGGCTGAAGAACTTTCGGCTGCCAATGAGAAGCTTAGGCAATCCCAGGATTTCCTCATGGCTGTTCTGGACAGTACAACCCATGGCATATGTCTTATTAAGAATCATATGATTATCTGGTGCAATAATGCTTTTACAGATATTCTGGGCTGGGAACAGGAAGATTTGATAGGCCGAAAAACTGATATTATATTTTATGGCGATGAAGAGCAGGCAAATATTGACAGTATAATTTACGATGAATCCCTTACAGACAGACTTTTGACATTTGAATATGAGTTTTTGCACAGAGATGGCTATCGCGTCCCCTGTGTGGCAAATGGACGTCCGCTTGATGACAATGATATTTCCAAGGGATATGTATTTTCAATTACCAATTTTACCGAATTAAAAAGTACTGAAATAGCATTAAAAGATGCATATAAAGAACTGGAAGAACGTACTTACGAGTTACTGAAGGCAAATATGGAATTAAACATAGAAATAAAGGAGCATAAAAAAACAGAAGACAAATTAAACCAATACCGGAACAATCTTGAAGAACTGGTAACAAAACGAACAACAGAGCTCAAACAAACCAATGAAAAACTTCAACAGGAAATATCCGAGCGCAGGCAGCAGGAGGAAACACTCAATAAGCTGGAAGAACTTGAATCATCTATTTTGGACGCAATCCCACATGCTGTTATAGGTTTGAAAGAACGCATCATCATATTTGCCAACAATTCAGTGGAAGAGGTTTTCGGCTGGAAGCCGGAAGAATTAATTGGTAAACGCACGAGGATACTCTACAGGACAGATACAGACTATGAACAGATAGGCGGTATATACAATATTCTGGAAAAACAGAAAGTCCACAGCATTGAGGTTTACTGTCGTCACAAAGACGGGAGAGACATTATATGCAAGTTGAGTGTTGCGAGAATTGGAACAAATCTGGCAGAAAAACAGATTGTCGTTATGTACGAGGATGTTACTGATAAAAAAAGGATTGAAAATTTCCTCAGGGAAAGCGAAGAAAAATACCGTAATATTTTTGAAAATACCATAGAAGGCATTCTCCAGGTAACCCCTGACGGGCATATATGGAACGCCAACCCAGCCCTTGTGCGTTTATATAAAGCCGATTCGCTGCATGAATTAATTAATGAAGTCAAAGACTTCGGTAAACTGTTTGTAGATTACTTACGTTGCGTAGAATTTAAACAATTGTTGATTGAACGTGGTATCGTCAAGGATTTTGAGGCACAGTTGTACTGTAAAAACAAAGATGTGATCTGGGTTTCTATTAATGCCCGTTCTGTTTTGGATGAAAGAGGAAATATTGATCTATATGAAGGTACTTTGCAGGATATTTCTGAACGCAAAAGACTTGAATCACAACTGCTTCAGTCTCAGAAGATGGAGGCTATAGGCACTTTAGCAGGTGGTGTTGCCCATGATATCAATAATATTCTGATGGGTATACAGGGGTACGCATCCCTCGCGCTTTTTAATCTTAATGAATCGCACCCTAACTATGAAAAACTTAAGAGCATTGAAGAGCTCGTAAAAAGTGGCGCCGATCTGACAAGACAACTTCTTGGTTTTGCAAGGGGCGGAAGATATGAGGTTAAACCTTCCAATCTAAATGAAATCATTGCAAAAACATCAGCCATGTTCGGCCGCACAAAAAAAGAGATTACGATTCACACGAAATATGAGGAGAAGCCCTATATAGTGGATGCCGACCAGGGACAGATTGAGCAGGTCCTTGTAAATCTTTATGTAAATGCCTGGCAGGCCATGCCCGGAGGGGGTGAATTGTATATAGAAACACAAAACTATTTTCTCGATGAAAACCATGCAAAGGCTTCTTATATAAAGTTTGGCGAATACCTTAGGATATCTGTAACCGATACGGGCATCGGCATGGACAATAAAACAAAAGAAAGGATTTTTGAGCCATTCTTTACAACGAAAGAGATGGGGCGCGGAACCGGTCTCGGACTTGCTTCAGTGTACGGTATTGTTAAGAATCATGGTGGATTTATTAACGTCTATAGCGAAAAAGGACATGGAAGCACATTCAGTATATACCTCCCTGCTTCAGAAAAGGCAGTACAAAAAGAAGAATTATTTGTTTCAAATATCATGAAAGGGACAGAAACAATACTTCTCGTTGATGACGAAGAAGCAATTATTGATGTTAATAAAAATTTTCTTGAGCTGCTCGGATACAATGTCATAATTGCAAGAAGCGGCAGGGAAGCCATTGAAACATATAAAAAAAGAACTGATGCTATTGATCTTGTTATTCTGGATATGATTATGCCTGATATGGGTGGTGCAGAAACCTTTGAATTTCTAAAAATGGTTAATCCCGATGTTAAGGCAATTCTTTCAACAGGCTACAGTATTAACGGTCAGGCAGCCGGCATTATTAATAATGGCTGCAAAGCCTTTATTCAAAAACCTTTCAGTATACAAGAACTGTCACAAAAAATCAGAAAGGTCATCGAAGAGTAG
- the nadC gene encoding carboxylating nicotinate-nucleotide diphosphorylase, with amino-acid sequence MKDNDSIEDSIKAYLKEDIGTGDITTNSIVSENHTSRARIIAKEDGIIAGNMFAAAVFMLLDNQIRYEEVKWDGEHVEKGDIIAVVEGKTRAILTGERVALNILQRLSGIATLTRQFADAIKGTGTKILDTRKTSPGHRIAEKYAVKMGGGTNHRMDLSEMALIKENHIAAAGSIKEAVERVRSHSNVPVEVEVKNMTELKEALEERVDRILLDNWDVESTRDAVLYVNKRIPLESSGNMTLERVAEFAKTGVDFISIGALTHSYKSLDISLLHEGV; translated from the coding sequence ATGAAGGATAACGACAGTATAGAAGATAGTATAAAGGCATATCTTAAAGAAGATATCGGGACAGGTGATATCACTACAAATTCCATTGTTTCCGAGAATCATACCTCAAGGGCACGTATTATAGCAAAAGAAGATGGCATAATTGCGGGAAACATGTTTGCTGCAGCGGTTTTTATGCTGCTGGACAATCAGATCAGGTACGAAGAAGTAAAATGGGACGGTGAACATGTGGAAAAGGGTGATATTATTGCCGTTGTTGAGGGAAAGACGCGTGCCATTCTTACCGGAGAGAGGGTTGCCTTAAACATTCTCCAAAGACTATCCGGCATAGCCACACTTACAAGACAGTTTGCAGATGCCATAAAAGGTACGGGAACAAAGATACTTGATACGAGAAAAACCTCCCCGGGACATAGAATAGCGGAAAAATATGCAGTCAAAATGGGCGGGGGTACCAATCACAGGATGGATTTAAGCGAGATGGCCTTGATTAAGGAAAACCATATAGCTGCTGCCGGTTCTATTAAAGAAGCGGTGGAAAGGGTTCGTTCACATTCGAATGTTCCTGTTGAAGTGGAAGTAAAAAATATGACAGAGTTGAAAGAGGCGCTGGAGGAACGGGTTGACCGGATACTTCTTGACAACTGGGATGTTGAGTCAACACGTGATGCTGTTTTGTATGTTAACAAACGTATTCCCCTTGAATCATCTGGAAACATGACTCTTGAAAGGGTTGCAGAGTTTGCAAAAACAGGCGTTGATTTTATATCAATTGGTGCGTTGACGCATTCCTATAAGTCTCTTGATATAAGCTTACTCCATGAAGGAGTCTAA